The region TGGAGTTAGGATGGTTGGagggtaggaggctaggaggtGACGAGGCTAGGACGGTAGGCGGGTAGGAGGGTAAGGAAGCTTGGGGGTATGAGGCTAGGAGGGCAGTAGCTGGTGGAGGTTCCTACCATATCAAATGCGCCTGGTGCCATTCTACTGAGGACGTGGAACTCTCGGCCAATTACTTCTCTGTTACCATGGTTATTAGAGATAATTCCAGGTTATTAAGTGCCAATCACGGTGCGGCTCATGCCCCATCGTTATCTTAGCCAGGTTGTTTTGTCTTCTctgtccttgtcttgttttcttttctttggttCTGTCTCTCCTGTTGTCACTTTGTTCATGAtttctgtctcgctctcactcttttgtccctccttctctctctctctcactctctctctctcatcgtccTCTATCACCCTCTCCGTTTATTCCCTCTtggtgtctccccctctctccctcttggtctctccccctccttctttctctctatctttccctctctccccctcttcttctctatgtctctcttcctctctgtgtctttctctctgtttcggTCTCTCCCCTTCTTGTCTCTGAccttccccatctccctctctttctctcttttcatcccgctctccctctatttatttgtgtatgtgtgtgtgtctctttctgccTTTCAAACTTTTGAACATTGGAATGTCTCCTTTTTTGTGGGCATTTTTAccgacattttgttcaacaAACATACCAGTTTTCGGTTGATTTACAATTGTGGATTTACAAGAGCCTTTTATTAATTGAAATAAGAAACATACAATTTAACCCCCCAATACGTGTGTTTTTATTAAAGGCTATAAAAGAACTGCATGCCTATTAAACCTGTTAAGATCATGTTAAGGGTCATGCCATGTTTAGCACCAGGGGTGGCATGCTGTTAAAGGGATGTGATCTCTCCCGGTGCCCCCCTCAATGACTTGCGAATTCAAATAAATGAACGAAATAGTCTATCGACTTTTTACTAGCGAGTCATTTAGACGACACTTACATCCTAAGTGAAGTCAGATACCTATCACAAATAGCAGGGGGCGGCCATAAGCAACTGATTcgtgctcaaggatgcctacaggtatcGGCGTGTAACAATATGGCCACACCAAAGAATAAAATCCTGTCACAATTGAGGTTGTTTGAATGCTACAGACTGCAGTGTTCCGTCATACTGAAActagcacacaacacacacacacacacacacacagacacacatacacacacacacacacacacacacgcacacacacacagaaatactgGCCACAGCACACAGTACATTTAAAGCACCTAGTATGCAGCGGATCTCCACAACcagtctccctcctcttccgcTCGTCTAGATGACGGCCAATTAGCACCCAGCGAGAAAATGCCCAATCAGAGAACAGCGGCCCTCAGAAATAGCCAATTAGGCGTGTTTGTCTGGGACAAAGGAGGTGGTATTGCGGTAGTGATTGCGCCACCGTTGAGCCTGGAAAACACGGCGAAATGACACCTTACTTGTTGCCTTACAACCCCTACTTGGGAAGAAGTACAGGCCGCTGATTGCCGCGGCGCCGCGGGAGAGGGAGGACCTCTGGTTATTACACCAAAACAATCAGCACCCCGGGCGATCCCACCCCAGCTCCTGTTTTCATTAGGGAGCTATTGAGTCAGGACCAccctccccctggcccccccccccctcctctctctccctctccctctccctctctctctactcattctctctcctctctttagttctctctgtggttctctcgctctttctccctctgcttCTCTACTCCTGTCTTTCTCCAGGcatctccccatccctccttctgtggttctctcgctctttctccctctgcttctctcctcctatgtctttctccatctcctcttccctccttccgttgctctctcgctctttctctctctatttctctccggctctgcctcccccttctctttttctctgttgTTATCTcactctatatctctctctatttttctccTGCTCTCTTTACTATCTCCCCCTTCTCTGTTTCTCGCCTGCTCTCTGTCTTTCACCATCTGCCATCTTTctttaactgatctttctctctATTTTTTACCCTCTTCATGTTTCtctatctcctcttcctctacccctccctctctatccctccctctccctggctCACTCTTGCACTCACACACgtcattattttttaatttctttgtatATTAACCTGcaccgtccacacacacacacacacacacacacccatgcaggcaaacacacacacactaacatgcacacacacaaacacattcactcccacacaagcacacacacatatacacacacacacacacacacacacacacacacacacacacatacacatacacacacacagtcacacacacacacacacacacacacacacacacacacacacacacacacacacacacacacacacacacgcacacacaccggctGTCACGCTCCTCGTGTCTGGTGCTAAAATGTATTCTGGAGATATGTAgttgttgttttactttttttttcttcttcttctgcgggTGGAATTAATGAAGCCGTAAATTCATGAGGCAGGAGCCACCGGGCCTCCAGAACACTCCTCGGAGACCTTCCAGAAGGTTCCTGGGACCCGCATGCTTAATTAACTGATTGTGTGCTTGGCTGGGAGCCACGGCCAGGCGGGATTAAAGGGGAGACGGGTTGCTACGAGCTAGCGGCTAACGCTAAGCTATCAGAGGTGCATCGGCAATGAAAAGCTGTATGCCAGACGCTGAGGCTAACAGAGGTAGTGACGCTAATGGAGGGAGCGAGACTTCACGAGGGCGAGAGAGAacataaaggaaaataaaacgaGAATAAAGAAGAATAGAGGGAGCAGAGCCACAGAAGGCGAAAGAGGAAAATAAACAGGGGAAAACAGGTTAGGAGAAAATAAggccgagagggagaggggattgGATAAAAATTACAGCAATAATTtatattatgatttttttttccaacatcGCAGGAGCAGGAATGCTTGAAAGGATCAGCAAGGAGCTGTTGTAAATAAGAAGAGAATAGTTGAAGATGACGATAAACAGTCTATAAAAGATGCAGAGATACAAAGCATCAGTCACTGTTAGTAGAGGACCAATCTCCTGAAACATCATCGGCTATCGTCTGATGATAATTTACTTCTGGAGACAAGGGGCGATATTCCTGAGCTTCCGGTGTAGCCGGAAAACAGGTCATTGATATCGGCgcaaataatttattttccgAGCACCGGTCATTGTTTTCGATGATCTAAAAGGGCAATTCCGGTCCAGATGACATTTTGGCTTATCTCTTTAAACAGATATCAAAGCTAATGAAATGCTAAATCATCCTCAGATGAAAGCTTATGGGTTCCGAGATTGTTGCTCTGGTGGACTGCGTACATGTGGGCAACCAAAGACGCTAAAACATGATTGGTCAATAAAACGTGTGCCTCAAACAGAAACAAGAATGCCTCTGATCCCAAATCGACTACAGAACATCTGTAGTTGACTACAGATATTCTCAGATATTATAGTAACCACAAGATGACCAAACCAAAGCAAAAGAGCAGCGCCCTctctggtcacacacacacaattgtaggAAATGCGTTAGGCAGACAAAGCAGGTGGTCATAAGTTGTCATGACAGTTTTCACTTTATTGAATTTGAGTAAAGATGGATGCGTCGTCGTCACCCAGAGGTCAGAGAACAGAGGCCAAAGGGCAAAACATTTATAGCTTCTTGCTGGTCCTCTTGAGCACAATGGAcccggaggtggaggtctgagagagagcgatagaaagATAAGGAGATTTTTTAAGGGTATTGTTAATTGAAATTATCTTTAGAATAACTATATAATATAACTATGTCACTGTTCCCTCATCAATCTCCCTCAATCAAACGTCAGCACATCGGATTTCAAATAACCACCATCAATAAAATGAAACCATAACCTGCTCATCAACACTAACCACTCATGTAACCAGTGACACTAATGTCTACAGGGCCTCCTTTAAAACCCAATGAGTCAACCCACGATCACATGACCCTCATCGTTGGTGTCTATTGGACCAGAAGGAGAACCAGGCTTTACCTCCACCAACTTCCCGCAGCAGATCTCCGAGGTGtggctgtagttggggaagctGACGCTCAGCTTGCCCCCGGCCATGGCCACCGTGGCCTGGGGGGAGAGCACAGAGCGCTGGGgttagcatcatcatcatcatcatcatcatcatcattcatcCACTCTGCatcccctgctcctcttcccccGTCCCCAATACTTTGTACAtcattattcacacacacacacacacacacacacacacacacacacacacacacacacacacacacacacacacacacacacacacacacacacacacacacaaacctacacctacacacctacacacctacacacacacacacacacacacctacacctacacacacacacacacacacacacacacacacacacacaccttgaactTCTTGCCACCGATGGTCTCCATGTCACTCTCCTTGCCCACGCTGAACTTGTTGGAGACGCGGGCGCCGGCCGGGTACAGCTGGGTCCAGGTGAAGTCCTCCCCGCTCTGGGTCACCTCCGTCACCATCTTGTAGTCACGCCCCTTCTCGATGACGTCAGCAGGGATGCctgggcggagggagggagggaggggacagagggaggtgAGCGTGCACGAAGCAATACTAATGACTAATGTGGTGTGTGGTTGATAGAATCAGAGAGGAGcgggttggggaggaggggggggagtggagaggaacaaaggagaggggagaggagttgAAAGCAGAGAAGGTGAGGTGAGGgtaggagagaaggggagtggAGATGAAGCGGGTAAAAGGGGGAtaggaaggggagagaaggaggagagaaagagagtttaggaatggggaggaggagcagaaaagAGAACACCTTTGAGTTACAAAATGCTTTTCCAAATCATGACCTTCAGTGAGGTTGGACCTAAGAGTTAAGGGTCAGCAACTTGTTCAATGCTTTGAGGTAAGGCTGAGGGATCGAATTGGGGATCGAACGTAGTAGTTCTCGGCTGGGGGGACCTTGGCCACTCGACTTCCTTGACCTGTTGAGA is a window of Gadus macrocephalus chromosome 8, ASM3116895v1 DNA encoding:
- the LOC132463122 gene encoding gastrotropin-like is translated as MAFAGKWELETQEGYDDFCKLLGIPADVIEKGRDYKMVTEVTQSGEDFTWTQLYPAGARVSNKFSVGKESDMETIGGKKFKATVAMAGGKLSVSFPNYSHTSEICCGKLVETSTSGSIVLKRTSKKL